From the Micromonospora echinospora genome, the window CCGCGTAGACGGTCAGGGTGCACCAACCACTGGTGCTCGGCGTCCAGGTGATGGTGGCCTCCCCGTTCGCGTCGGCCGCCACCTCGGTCGGCTCGGCGTCGTCGAAGGCGTAGCGGTACGCCGTCACGTCGGTGCCGCCCGGCGGTCGCGAGAAGGTGAAGGACCCCGGCACCCCGACTCCACCGGACGGTTCGCCGGTGGACGGGTAGACCTCGGACCTCACCCCCGGCCAGGGGAGGAAGACGTGGCTCCAGGTCGTCCACGGGGAGACGAAGCCGTTGCCGCTCCTGCTGCGTACCTTGACCTGGTGGCCGTCCACGTCGGTCGCGGTGAAGCGGAAGTAGGCGGTGCCGTCCTCCTCGGCCGTCCGCGTCTCGGCCTCACCGGAGTCCAGGACGACCTCGTACTCCACGACACCGGTCACACCGTCGCGCGGCCGGAACCGGAGCAGGATCTCCTGCCCCCACACCGGCGGCCCGTTCTCCACCGTGACCTCGGGTTCGGCCGAGGGTACGAACACCTCGTACACGTGCTCGGCGGAGGCGTTGCCGGCCGAATCGAGGGCACGGACGGTCAGCCGCTGCGGGCCACTGCCGGTCGGGCTGAGCGACACCGTCGCCGTCCCGCCCGGGGTGTCCGCCCGGACGGTGTTGGGTCGGCTGAACGGGTCCCGGCAGACCAGCTGACCGGCGTCGCCGCTGTACTCACAGACCCCCGGGACACCGAGTCCGCTCCAGGAGTACTCGAATCCGGCGACGTCCTTCTTGCCGTTCCCGGAGAAGGTGAAGATCCCGGGGACACCCTTGGGAGTCTGGGCGGAGCCTTCCCAACGAGGGTAGTTGGACGAGGTGACCGTCGGTGTCGGCGGCCTCGTGGCGTCGTACCGGAAGTAGCACTTCTTCGACCAGGCGGAGAGGTCCGCACCATCGCCGACGCGGGCCTGCCAGGCGTACGTCTGGCCGTCGACCAGGGTGCCCTCGGGCAGCCTGATCGTGTTCGCCCGGCCGGCGGAGCCGTGCTCGGAGGTGAAGACCGTGCGGGCCGCGCTGTCCCCGGTCGGCCAGAGCGCCACCTCGGTACGCAACGCGCGCTGGTCCGAGTCGTCCGCGTCGTTACCCACCACCTGGATGACGTGGGCGGTTCCACCGATGCGGGGATACGGCTTCAGCTGCGTGCACGGGAAGCCGCCGTTGTAGAGGCGGGCGTTGTCCACCGTCGGCAGGGAGTTGTACTGCACGGTGGCCAGCACGCTCCGGTACCAGTTCAGCCGCCGGCCGTAGCTCGGGTCGGCCTCGTGCTGCGCGGGCACCCGGATCTCGAAGGTCACCCGGCGCTGCCGGTTGGCCGCCGCGTCCCGCAGCGCCGCACCCACGTCGAAGGTGAGCGAGGCAGGGCAGAAGCCCGTGGTGAGAACCTCGTCGATCTTGCTCAGCGGGGCCGGCGCGGTGTTCCAGGTGGGGGTGGCGCCGACCGGCTTGGTACGCCAGATCTCGATCGCCCGCTTGGTGCAGTCGGCAGCGCTCTGCTCCTGGATGAAGACGGAGCCACCGTAGACCTTCTTACCCTCGAACGCGGACAGGTCGAACGTCGCGTAGACGCGGGACACCCGGGCCTGACCCGATTCGTCCTGCCACGCGCCGAGCGGGAAGTGCGTCTCGCCTACCTGGTACGCCTTGTCCGGCGTGGCCGAATCGGTCCAACCGACCTGGACCGACGGGGGCCGTTCGTAGTGTGGTGCCGCGGTGGCGGCACCGGCCGTCGTGACGACGAGCCCGGTGGCAGTGAGCAGCAGGGCGAGCGCCCCGACAGGGCCACGAGGTGGCCGGACGTTCCTCACCGTGATTTGGTCCTCCTGGTATCTGTCCATCACTCGGGCGCGATGGTGCAGATATCAAACTCGCTGGATGCGCCGTGGACAACAGACTTTCGGTGATCGGTCAGACACCTTGACGGGACCGACTGTGACCTCAGGGGGCGAAGGGCGGCAGCGCGGCGAAGCCGGGATGCAGCTCGACCTGCTGCGCGAGCTGGGCCAGCACCTGGCGTACCCGGGTCAGCGGGTGCTGCGGGAACTGGGCGTCGTACGCCGGGTCGTCGGCGACGTGCGACGGCAGGCCGCCCTCGCCCTCCGGCCCGTACGGGTGGGGCCGGAAGTAGCTCGCGGGGCCGACCTTGGCCATCACCAGCGCTTCCCGCTGGCCGGTCATCCCGCTCTCGGCGGCCTGCACCCGCAGCACCGCGCTGCACGCGGCCTTCGGCACGATGTAGCTGCCCAGGAAGGCCTGGCCGTGGGGCTGGTTCGGCAGCTTGACCTTGATGACCTGGCGGAGTGCCGGCTGGCCGCCGACCGACACGACGTCGGCCTCGATCAGCGCGCCACCCTGGCCGGCGGTCATCTTCGCCAACCCCTTCCGGAGTGCGGTCAGGTCGGTGAGGGCGGCGGGGAGGTCGGGAACCAGGTTGAAGAAGACCGGCTGGATCACGACCCGCTCGTCGTTGGCCCAGGTGTCCGCAGCCACCTGGTTGAATCCGGGAAGAAGAAAGTGCTGAAAGGGGTGCATGGCTCCGATCGTGTCAGACCCGCAGGCGATGGGCTCTGTCGTCTTCAGCCTGTGGACAGAGGGAATCACCGGCACAGGGACGGGCACGCGAGGGCCCCTCGCACCCGAGAGCCGTGCGCTGACCTGGCCGCCGAGGCATCGAGTAGCGTCGGATTGATCGGAGGAATCGATGCGTAACACCGAGATGGCGAAGCTCAGCGGGCTTGTCGGCGAATGGACGAACACGATCTCGGACGCCTGGTTCCTCGAACCGCCGGGCGCCGAGGTGCCGGGCACCACCACCATCGGGTGGCTCGGGGAGTCGCTCCTGGTCGCGCGGTCGGAGTTCGGCGGGGGCGGGCACGCGCATTCCGAGATGAGTCTCGTCCTCGGACGCAGCGATGCGAACGATCGGTTTGTCGTGCTCTACCAGGACGACCGCGGCGTCTGCCGCGAGTTCTCGATGACCTTCGACGGCGAGCACTGGACGATGACCCGTGCGGACCCGGACTTCCACCAGCGCTTCGCCGCCGACGTCGAGAAGGACCGAATCCTCGGCCGTTGGGAAGCCTCCGAGGACGGGGGCAAGTCCTGGCGGAAGGATTTCGACCTCACCTTCGAGCGCGCCTGACCGTCATACGACAGTGACCCCGCAACGCTCCAGACACTGCGGGTCATGGTCGGTGACAGGACGTTCTCCCGCAGCCTGCCCGAGTGGTACGCCCGCAACCGCGGCAGCAACGTGGCGACCGCCGATCTCGTCTCGCCCGGCCGAGAAGCGCAGCGGCCGGCCGTTCCATGCCTCTGTCGATGCCTGGCTCCATCAGCCGAGGAGATGGTAAGCGGCCCACCTGCACGTAAGTTCTCCGAACCGGCCGGACAGTACATGGTGTGAGCGAAGACGAACAGCGGTTCGTGGCGCTGTGGACCGAGTACGCCCCCCGCGTCATGGCGTACGCGTTGCGGCATCTCGACTCCGACACCGCCCAGGACGTGGTGTCGGAGACGTTTCTGGTGGCCTGGCGCCGGCTGGCGAGCGTCCCGGACGACCCCTTGCCCTGGTTGATCGTGGTCGCCCGCAACACGATCGGCAATCTGCGCCGGTCCGGACACCGACAGGTGCGGCTGGCCACGGAGTTGGAACGGCTCCGGCAGGTCGCCGAGCCAGCCGCCGCAGCCGACGTGCTCGCCACCGAACGCGCGGCCGTGCTGGCCCGGCTGGCGGCACTGACACCCAGGGAACGGGAGGCGCTGCTGCTGGTCGCCTGGGACGGGCTGACGCCCAGGCAGGCGGCGACGGTGGCGGGCTGCTCGCTGCCCGCCTTCCACGTACGCCTCTACCGCGCGCGGCG encodes:
- a CDS encoding RNA polymerase sigma factor: MSEDEQRFVALWTEYAPRVMAYALRHLDSDTAQDVVSETFLVAWRRLASVPDDPLPWLIVVARNTIGNLRRSGHRQVRLATELERLRQVAEPAAAADVLATERAAVLARLAALTPREREALLLVAWDGLTPRQAATVAGCSLPAFHVRLYRARRRLQAVGEADAPPHTDTTPRPLPFSGGGTA